aattaatgaattgaAGTGTTTGTCTTATAGGTATATTGTACTAAAATGAAATATACCCAACTAACAATTTAccttattaataattaatgtttaCTATCATATAAAGAATTTGGCATGATAACTTTATTCATGTTGATCATGTCAATTCTTTAATAATGAATGAGTTATGGCTGATTAATAGTGTCaattttttacattatatataaattaaactgAACAATATTTCCTTAAGTATTTGTTtccatttcatgtgtatttatatataatgtttCTATTTATAAAGACACGCAAGAGGTTGCATAAACTTCTCttcacataattttaaaaaaagaaaaaaattaactgATACATaggttaaaaaatatataacataactTTATCAATTAACTTAGACGTAAATTAATTTcaacttataaaaaaacaacCTTTTTAAACTCATTTCTTTCTCTTAAAAATGCTTGTATAGAGAATGTGTTTAAATGGACGTAAAATTATCAGAAAATGTGTAATTAGACGTAAAATTAACCATAGAAAATAATAGTGTAAGTTTATGAAGTTAGGATAGTGTGACCCCAAATTTTGTTGGATTTTTCCTTTTACATTGGTGAGTAATGTTCAATCCCCCTCCCCTTTTTTGGAGTTATAATCTTAAATATCCCTCAAGTATAAACTGAATATTGTttctaaataaaaacaatagtGGTTCTAACAAAACGTAAGAAACTAAGAACTGATTATTTGTGCCTTACcctttcaaaattaaacaaagtATTTTGGCTCTCATGTTTTTCATTAAACTTGGAAATAAAGTCAATACTTCAACTGTAATATATTAAACGAATAGAAGACAAAGGAAAACCTAGGGGGAAATGTAACTTTAAATTGCAGATTTTTTCAATAGACAGTGACTACATTACAAGGTAGGCAGTGCACTTTTACCTTATCATGCACAATTAACTAATGCAATCATTGAATAAGGTGATAATAGCAAATTTTAGATAATTTAGACATCCACAGTAGGGGtacttatttatgttttaatcaGAATATTACACCATCAAATAGAGTTCCAAtgatcaattaattttttaattataagaaaTTCGTAACTTGATTTATTTCACAAATCATAAACATGAGAATTTTAAGCCCGCAATTAGATTGACAAAATTTAACACACAAACGTCTTTCAAGTAACGCAGGTATACCAAGACCCCATGTTTGGCACATTTAATACTTACAAAGTTTCCTCCTGACCAAGAATTTCTTTTCCATGACGACCAAGCATATAGAAAAGAGGCTTTGAGTTGTGGATGCCATTCAATACATAAGGTCTGGCTTTAActattttaagtatttttcgTACACAAAACATATTCCATAGAGTTAACGGCAAGAGAGCTCAATGACAAACCTTGGCACTGAATAGTGTTTATTTCTGACCCTTTCATTTCTATCCCATCATCATCCAGCAGAACCACCCCTGATGAAGTTATCTTAAAGGGGAAAGCCAGAGGAGGTGATATGGGAGATTTTGCTAACTTAATAAACCTTTGCCCTGCGAGGAATTTAACTTttgaaaatcaaatattaaatacaGACACATAATCATTTGTTACGATAAATATATGTTGGTGGTTATTGAAAGTTGTTAGAATGTAGGAATCCTTAAATAATCATATGTTTTGCGTTGGGTAGACCCAATTGTTTATATGGTTCGCCATTTAGAAATTGCATTATACTAGTACCTGACCATAACACCCATACAAATTTGGTTTTTATCTGTTTCATTCAAAGATCTCTTTATAAGCTGTTTAGAACGTAAAATAAACGACCAAAATCATTAATATCAATTTGGGTATAAGGTCATCAATGTTGTGTCAAAATTATTCAGACCCTCTATGGTAAATTCTAATATTGTGCTTCAAACCTAACTCTTTTTCATCTAAATGCTATATTTTGCTTTCCTAAAGCTTTGATcgcttaaatatttttaaccaaAACTCAACAGTATTTCAACTAAGAATGGAGACATTTAATGAAACACATCTccataaaattctattttacaAACATAATGAAGGATAACTAAATAATGATTAATGACCAATTTATATTGATTCAAACAAATAACGATGTAGAAGACTCCAAGGACAACTGAACTTGTTATCAAGTAATGCGTACTAGGTGTCTTGGAAGTCATGGGAATGACGATCTCCACCCAAATCCCCACCCACTCCAACAATTTAAGTCCAGGTGGTATCTACATAAACACTCACAAAAAGAATACATAATAAAATCAAGAGGACACAAATCACTGCAAATTAACCAACCTGATCTGGCTTCAAGTACAAGACGGATGGTCACAGCATGAGCCCAGTTAATTCCCAATGCAGCAACCAGATGAGAATCATATGTAGCAGGGTTATCTTTTATTGTAGAGCGGCTCTGTGCTGTTTAAAAGTACAATGAAATGTAATTCTACTAGTTCAAAGCTATCCATACCCTAAGGGCTAATTTAAGCAACTAAAAAAAGGGAAGATTTTAATGGAAAAGAAATAAATGTCTTCTCTCCCAATAAAAACTTATCTCTTTTAGGTTCTTAAAATCAGTTgatccaaaatatatttatcttaCCTTGAAAGGAATACATGCGAGATTCATCACCAAATTGAGATCTTACTTGATTTGTCAATATAACTGGAATTCGTGAAAATTCTGCAAGTGACCTGGATACCTTCAAAGTCAGTACCTCAGCATGTACTTACTTCCTAATTGCAAAAATATCACAAGTGACAGTCGTGATGGTGGTATGGTTCATACTTGATAAAAGAAACATGCACACCCAATGCTTGTTGTCTAGAGGTCCCACACTCATGTTCactgaaaagaaaaattgaagaatTCCAATGCATGAGACATTCATGACCGGGAggatattataaaaataactacAATTTTGCTGAACAGTCAAAGCGAGCATCCTCAACATATGATCCACAATCAATGCCAAAAATGTTAAGCTCACCCTAAAACTAGAGCAGCCATGCTATCAATGATGAGCAATTTCACTTGTTGCTGAAGGAGGGATACCTTGATCTGGTACAAACTGGCAGTGTTAACACGTCATTTGATATATTAATAGTTTGAGTTGCCTGATAGAAAACTAGAAAGAGGAAGAATAAAAAGGAGCTACAAGCCTATGACAGATCTTGCATAATCTGCAGCAAGTTATATGTAGCGAGTTTGTCACTGAAAATTTGTAGATTTGGGTCAAGTGCATCACGAATCAGACACAACcttcaagaagaacacaaatccaatTGCCTTATCTAGTTCTCATTTACTTATAAATTAGTGAGAGCCTTGCTCAAACGGAATTTCGTTGAAATAGTTTACTaagagtttttaaaattaaagattttaacaaaGAGTAAATCCTTAAACAACAGTTATTTTCTGCTAGCAAGCATATTGTCAGACCAGGGACAAAAAGATAGTCTTGATAGAGTAGGCCCGATGTATTAGTAACCCATTGCAACTGGAGAAGAGGATAAAATCTGATTTACTAACAAATCAAAGACATTGACTAAAACTGCCTTGTAGCACTCCAGTCCATACTGAAGGCTAATCACGATACACCATGTCCATTTAAATGATATTGAGCATAAAGTAATACCTCAGATACATATGTAACCTATAGTATTAGTAATTAATAAACATTAAACCTTTTTCCCAAAGAGCAAAACTATTAAGTATCACGTTTTGCTTTGTCCTTCTGAATTAAAGCTTCGATACTTTTAATGTCCATCCtctaattttcacaattttctctATAAACTTTTTAACACTGGGCAAGTTTCTTTGTACATGAATAAACTTTAGTAAGTTTTCATCTTTTGGACCTATTTAATAAAGTACCTAATTCTATTACAGTTCTTATATGTCATTCAGTTGATTCCGTTTACTGTCCTTGCTGTTTCAGAGACTAACTAACTACAACTAAATTCGTGGAAATTTGCACCTCTCAGCAAATTCAGAAAGTGATGTAGGACGCAAAACCAGGATTCTACCAGCCATCTGCAATGTGTCAAGTAAAAATGATACTCGTCAAGTTCGAATTAGATAGAAACCCCATTAACCCGGACAAGACTTGAGAAAAGTGAAACAACCTGCATACCTCCTGTGCCATTCCCTTCTTAAGAAATATTTCAGGAAAACTGTTTATTCCAATCTCTATCAATCTggtagaaaaaaaagtaaattcaaCATACAAGATAATATACTGTAATTTGTTTCTTCCATCAATACACATAACAGTAAATAAAATCATACAATTGAAAACAATACATTGCCTGCATGCAAGCTTCAACTACCTTTTTGACCTAAATTTGGATTCAATATCAATATATATCACACGGCCATCTAACCCTCCACAACTAGCCGGCAGCGAAGCCAGCAGTGACAGCTTTAAGCAAAACTGCGACGTAAAATCCATCCAGCATGGTTAATGGTTACACAAAATATTCCCCCTTTTCTCCACAATCCAAATCTGAAAGACATCCCGGTATGAATTTAAATGTTTAATGTTACAAAACCAAACAATATACCTGTGTTTTGCCAATTCCTGCTGGACCAACCAACTCTGTCAAAACACCAAAAGGTATACCGCCGCACAAGGCTTCATCCAAACCTTTCAAATGAGTGGGAAGATGACCGGCCAGAGTCTCGTTGCGTACTCGCTGCTCCAGCAGTAGTAACGCCTATTACAGTATCACCAAAACATTCAATAATTTCTGAAgaaactggaaaaaaaaaataacagtaAAATCAAAGAGGAAAGAGTGTAGAATATCTACAGTTTGACACGGTGGACACACGACTTCGCTAACATGCGCCATTGCGGATGTTACTTCTTCCTTATCAACGTCCAACAATTCCATCAACTCAAATTCAGTGTGAGACAATGCATCCTGCAAtttcaaagaaataaataaaaaataataatcgtTACTTTCAATTGAATCAACGTAcggagaaaaaataaataaagttctaATCGATGATTCTAGCGACAAACGAAGAACCTAGCTATTTAGATTATGCATATAATTGATCGGTGATACGACAAAAGGTGCTTTCAACGAAACACTAAGTTGAATTCATGAGAAACAGAATGCGGTAAGCGATTAGGGTTTGGTATGATAGGAAATGGAAAATGGCGGTGAGAGAGGTGAGCATAGCAAAGTAATTGAGAAAATGGAATCTCGAAAGGAGGTGGAAATGGCTACCTTGGCGGTGATGATGTTGCGAGCAGTGAAGATGTTGGCTATGGATTTGGGCAATCCCATCTGCTTGATGAGCTTGTTCGCCATTTTTCGCTCCTTTCCTCTGTTCGCTCATGCTTCCCGCCGAAACCAGACACTATATTTGTTCCTATATAGATTTTTGTgagattaatttatttttgtgataagataattaaaaataatgaaatttcaaattttcatattatttataaatagatcattttaaaatttataataaaaatcatattaaattcatgttttttttttattcttttcaacTCAATCAACAAATTATAGATTATATTTCGGTTGACACATCATAAATTTTCATCAAAATATCGTCAACTCTTTTATCATATCTTTTTACTATTGTAAATTAGAGTTTTTAGTTaacattgaaataaataaatttatagttaagattattatatttatttatcacaAATTGAGGCTAAAGTTGATTAATGTTGGGTAGGTTTTGAGTATTAAATATGTGATTtcataaaaaaactatatagcatcattattttattactaaaaataattttttaacgaCTAAATGTtattaacaaataatatttcatataatttaatagtatatttataacaatttagttttatttacaaaatattttatatatatgtaacttaagttttgtattgttttagtttattatttaatttataagataaaTGGTGAAAGCATGTTGATATAGAGATAATCTTAGATTTAAGATATGAGTATTGTATATGatattataacaaaatatttagCTATATTTGGAAAATTAAGCTGTAAAAGAATAGTTATTAATTGAGGTTAAAGTCTATTAATGTTAGATGGATTTGAGTATTGAATACAAAATTAATGTgttctttcataaaaaaaatctaaatagcgtcattattttcttagaaaatataattttttaaccgCTATATATTATCagcaaataatattttatacaatgtaatatatttataataaattacttttattttaattgtttaatatatatatatatatataacttaagctttgtattgttttaattttttatttaatttataataaaaatgattggAACATGTTTATATGATCtaaaaataatcttatattTAAGACATGagtattttatatgattttaagtCTTaagaataacaaaatatttagcTATAACTAACAATTTTaagttgtaaaaaatatttgtaaataaaacattataaaagttcatattttgtaaaaatttattattgaaaCAAAATTAGTGAATTAAAAATGACATGTTCGCGAGATCTTCTTATAATAAAGTAAGGATATCTTTCATGTAAGGGTCATACAAAGAgtattaaacttaaaatataaattttcagcTTATAACCTAGGTCTTATAATAAGCCTTTATTAGTGCATGTTAATGCCAAAATAGACTCTTAAGTTTAAGATTATGATTCTACATAAGATCATGGAtcattagaataaaaaatatgtctAATCTTAGAAAAAGTTGTACTTGCATTGAAGTGCaagtaaaacatatttttatttttataccatttttaaaatttaaagctGCAATAATTACTggtttctaattattttattatattaattaatatatttctatatattattgtgataaaaaaaattaaatatgttaatatatttatacttatttatatgatttttttttttaaaaaaaaaaattatgttagacATTATTATGCAAATTGACGTCTCAGCTAGATTGAAAAACTACAACAATCATTTATCatcaaatgaaaataaatattattaaaaaatacaaaaatatgggagattagaccaaaactcatatgttaacaaaaacgatacataggtagattatacatattcataaagaattcaaAGAACATACTAGATGAAAGCCTATCATACCAATAAAATGgttttctatgaataaatcataaattagtatacttatcagcacatgcattttcttcacaaaaaatatgagtaatcttaaATCTAATTTTCCCACagcaattaaaacaaatatttcatcgattacgaaacatTCCCGAAACATTGGTCCTaacagtaaacgcaacacaaaccaaggcagaatcacattcaagtcaaACATTAGTAAAtctcatcttttgagcttcatccatagcatgtataacttcataaaactcaacaactaTAGTAGTTTGGACTTCAATAAACGCagagaaagcaccaataaactctCATATACTCCCACAAAAAATACATCCACAAGTAGTAAGACTAGGATACCCTCTAACAgtcccatcagtgttaattttaactcagcctggtgaaggaaactctcatctaacaggaagaggacgaagaactttatcactacgagtattaataccaaaaaacttaatcacgttgaaatccaacatatcattcttcattgaaactttagacgaatttcccactataCAAGTTAAGtctttaattatcaaaatagccttaatcttatcctgaaatctagcataattcatcatacgccatatcatctaaataacaaaaattatcgCAACAAACTTAatatcactcttaataaaaaaaaataaagatcatccttattagagagatgagaagtaaaaaaaattgtcaaaccCAACTCtaaatatgcaaagcattagaacattcaaaaaaataaatgttgaatagatttctcatgtttttcacaaatcgtacacatagaacatctatgcaaacctttatttggaatatgttgatctgtaggaaaCCGCCTATGAAAAATTTTCCAGAGTACTTGAGTTTTAGAAGGCAGAAtaaatgaagaccaaatgaatttaccccaaccgcATGAAACTCTTAGTTCTAAGAAAAAAGTcttagccgatttaagagtaaaacaaccaaATTCATTTAGAATCTAATTGGGAAAGTatgttcctccctaaccatgatatgattaaataaaatgagacatcTACTACAAAGAATATTTCAATCACAACATTTCTAGAACTGAGAGATTGTATCTGAAATGCTAAACTGacaaacaatttaaatattgtactattttttaatatttaaataattttaatgtttaatacatgtttaatttttggtaaaatttaatataatactatacaagaaaaattaaatgtaattttatataaaagattGATTGATCTATGTACCAAATCATTTATTTATGGACTTTGTAGactaaataaaaactataaaaaatctatatttattttaggaGTTAAATTTATCGGCCAATTTAATACTGGGCTTTACAGGTTCAAGCTTAAAGTAACCATGCTCGTGCTATATTCACACTTACTATTACATTCATAAGAGTATTTTTCCTGCATCCAATGTGTTAGTATATAAATGTACTCCTTTGCATTGGTGAGCCTCAATTCTTAATTAAATTCTTATTGGGAGGAgacctaaaaaaaatatattctgaaatttaagtaaatgtttaatattcataacaataaatacataataataacatatatttattttatttattgttgtacctatttatattattgtgaTAAACATGGTTACTGTTAGGTTGAGattaacttataaattatgattaaagatttattatctaatttttcatacaatttaactttattaatcattatttaatCTTAATACATTTCAATATGTCATATCAAGTACAAAAATATCCCATTAACATTTGGAAAAGTCAAATTTActcttaattaaattaaaaaaatataaattcctccacttttatcattttcttagtTCCGTggaatttcaaattataaaattcgaaagaaaataaattctaaattataaaaatcaaaataaaaaatttctacAATTCTACTATTCGAATTTCGAATATCGAATAGATAACCACAAAATACAGCTAACTCATCACAATTAAATTAACCATGTCACTGTTGTCACATAgtaattaagttaaatattgAAAAGAAACTGATAGAAAATTTAAGATCATGTTTCTCACTTGGTCATCACTGTGCCATCATTTACTCATACGTACACATTTGAGACAAGAAACAACAGTTTAAGGTTATTTAATTCCCTTATAGCATTTTCTGAAAGATCTACACCCAATATTATCTCTGCAATTTTAAAGACTGAAATTTATAGAGAATTTGAGAGTTCTAAATACTAGATAACCAAAGGTTTAAATTGTGGTTTCTAAATATTGTTGTTTAGAgttactattttgttgtggcTGTGATTCACGATGTTTGAACAAATACTAGAATTGCATGGATTAGTTGTTAGCTGGTCCTTCACTTTGCctgaataatttatattttaaattttggctTAAACATCTTATTTCTTTATCCTATGGAGGATAAAGTCAAAGGGATCTAGAACTATGTGGCCAAGCTAGGAATGTATGTGTGAAGTGTTCACACCAATCCATTCAAACTTTCTCGAGTATGAATGAAAAAGGTGAcatttttttgaagaaaaagaagaatagAATATTTACACATTTGGCTTCACTAAGGAATTGGTGCAAAAGTTATGCCAAGTGGGTCTCACAAAATTTCAAGTCTTTTATCTTTATGTAAAGAAAGTCTCTCTAGAGAAAAGTTGTGCTTTAATTGCTATTATACATTCATGTTTTGTGTGTGTGCCAAATCCAATAGTGAAGGGTGAGTGATTCAATGAATGGTGGAAAGAGAGATGAGTAAGACTTGGTAATTGATgagttttttacttttttcgaGTTCCTTGTTTttactaatatatattattactgTTTATAAGCTACATGTTGAGTTTGTATATGGATTTAGCACTATTCCTACTAACTAAAAGatggaaaaaaaatgttcatgaAAATATCAAGGAACCACATAGGAATTTGAgaatatatgttttattttaaaaaatatatattatacgGATATATAgtcattttattgtttaataatatttagtaattttgatagttttttattaaatatataaattgaattttgtttatTACTCTGGACGAATGAGAAAAATGCattatcaaagttttaataatttatatctgcattttaatttaaatagacggttaaattaaagaaacaaatatatcactatgtttatatattaaaaacaaattattcatGCATGACCATTGCTATGTATTGTATAAGACTAACTATATTCTAGAATTGGTAGTCCAGACCTAGGAGGTTAATCAACATATTTTGGAAATCCAGATCAAGATAaagattaatataattaaagtgTACAATTTTTTTGTGTAATATAAGAATTAACTCGATAATTTGTGTTAAATTGAATCTATTAACataaagactaatttaattCTATAAATACATCGACTAAggttaaacaaataaatatatatttaataatatttattattttaattataagataTCAAACTCCATAATTCGTGCTAAAGTGAACCTATTAACATAAAAACAATTTGATCCTATAATATATTGACGAAGATCAAATAGatacatatttaataattattattatttcaattatCATAGAAAAAGAGTGTTAAGGTAGTATAGTTTAATGTTCTTTGCCAAATTACAACATGGTTAGAATAATGTTTTCTATCAATTCAAACTCACCCACCCATATtactttttttcaattataatattCCACAAATAGTGCCTTATCAAAATAAACTCCTAAAAGCTATTTTCTTATTCagataaaacaaataataatatattttaactaaaaagaaaaaaaaatcattagatATATATACATACCACTCTGGTcgcacaaaaaaaaaaaaacacaatacacTAAAATCactattagaaaaaa
The genomic region above belongs to Phaseolus vulgaris cultivar G19833 unplaced genomic scaffold, P. vulgaris v2.0 scaffold_30, whole genome shotgun sequence and contains:
- the LOC137817326 gene encoding DNA repair protein RAD51 homolog 2; the encoded protein is MANKLIKQMGLPKSIANIFTARNIITAKDALSHTEFELMELLDVDKEEVTSAMAHVSEVVCPPCQTALLLLEQRVRNETLAGHLPTHLKGLDEALCGGIPFGVLTELVGPAGIGKTQFCLKLSLLASLPASCGGLDGRVIYIDIESKFRSKRLIEIGINSFPEIFLKKGMAQEMAGRILVLRPTSLSEFAESLYQIKVSLLQQQVKLLIIDSMAALVLGEHECGTSRQQALGVHVSFIKSLAEFSRIPVILTNQVRSQFGDESRMYSFQAQSRSTIKDNPATYDSHLVAALGINWAHAVTIRLVLEARSGQRFIKLAKSPISPPLAFPFKITSSGVVLLDDDGIEMKGSEINTIQCQGLSLSSLAVNSMEYVLCTKNT